The Papio anubis isolate 15944 chromosome 2, Panubis1.0, whole genome shotgun sequence region CTGGCAGTAGCGGGGCGGGGCCTCAGAAGCAGCCAGCCCAGGGAGCTGGGACGGAGAGAGCCTGAGCCCAAGCAGCAGCTTCCGGAGTCGGAAGTTGCTGAGAAAGAAGACAGACTGAAGGAGCTTGCGACTTTTTCGCCTCAGCAACCGGACCCAGCAGCAAGCAGGACGGGTGGCGCTCTGCTACTAGTCCCGTTAAGCCTCAGCAGCCCAAGCCCTGAAGTCACTGCTCTAACAAAATGGAAATCCCGCCGACCAACTACCCAGCCTCCAGGGCAGCCTTGGTGGCACAGAACTACATCAACTACCAGCAGGGGACCCCCCACAGGGTGTTTGAGGTGCAGAAGGTCAAACAAGCCAGCATGGAGGTGAGTTTAGCTGGGGGTGGCGCGCAGCGGGGGCTTCAGGATTGCGCTCCCTCCACTGACCCGAGGTCTCAGCCTTTGTGTGCAGATACTCCGTGCCACCCCCTACCCACCTTCTGTTTTAGGACACACTGTTGGTATCTGGTCTTGAGATATTAAGGTTTCTGGGGGAATGTCTATACTACAGTCTCTGCAGACAGCCCGGGACTGTTTTCATCTTAAGGCAGAGACAAAGTTTTTACACGCACAGTTACAGGAAAATGGGAAAACGCTCTAAGTAATGGGGCAGCACTTTCCTTAAGTGTAACCTGTAGGAACCATTCGAAAGACTCTTAAGGCTGCCACGTTTCTCATCTGCTACTCTGATCTGGACCAGCAAAAGCTCCCATCTTCCAAATGACTCTCTATTGCCTACATTTTAAGACAAATCCTTATTAGACCCTTTGACCAAAATGAAGGGGGAAACAAACAGCAAGAGAAACCGACAAAGTCAAAGAATAAAAGCACTGTGGGCTGACGCTGGCCTTTAGCCACCCAAACACCACTACCACATGACTGCCTTAAATGATGTGCGCCCTCTGCTAAAGGCTTGAGTTAAATGTTTAAGGCCTCAGCAATCACTAAcgatgtttgttttcattttactaaaaTCCACTGGATTTCAGATTATCCCTTATTTATCTGACAGAATATTAACTGCTAACAGTCTTTAAGAGCTGACAGACCGTAGATCTTATTTTGAAACTGGACCAGATAACATAATTAGGTATAAATTTTCAACCAGTATTTTGATTTAAAAGTGAAACTCATTTCTTAGTCTTATAAAATTTGTTAATCATTTTGCAGTTCCACTAATATACAAGTAAAAACAATACTTAATTGTATTAAGTCTCCAATTGCTTTGCAGTAATCTGCCTCAAAATGAAATTCACGTTCATTGAACATTATTTGGAGGGTACACTGAGCTTTATGAAAAATCTTTTCAAAGATGACACTATTTGTCATCTTTAGAATTAAACACTGTTTCACAATTTATGTAGAGACTTTAAGATCACAGATCCAGAGGTTAAAGTCTTTTGATGATTGAAAGTGAGTTGTGCCCAATTTGTATGCTTTTATCCTACCCTTTTGTTTTCATCCAAAATAAACCTGACAGGGGACTTGCTAGATTAGATGTTACATTCATGGTGACATGCCTTTTTCAAGATCTAAGGCTTTCACCATTCCCCTTCAGCCAGCCCCTCCAACCAAATGAGATGGATGCTTCTAACAATGCAAGTATAATGTTGTTATAATATTTTCTTGTCTCCAttacatttgtttaattttaggaTATTCCAGGAAGAGGACATAAGTATCGCCTTAAATTTGCTGTTgaagaaattatacaaaaagtacgtcaatttttttttcttttttctttgagacagggtctctatcacccaggctgaagtgcagtggcggaacatggctcactgcagcctcaacttcgtgggctcaggccatcctcctacctcagccacccccagtagctgggaccacaggtgcatgccaccacacttggctaatttttgtgatcctcctgcctctgcttcccaaagtgccaggattacaggcatgagctaccatgcccagccaaaatgttcttattaaatcaaatttaattctaaatattCCAGATCATTTTTGCTGATCAAATCCATAACACTGATTagttttacctctttttaaaaagttgttgtgAAATCCCTGCCTCTAAAAATTACCATATGAGCAAAGTTTACAAGGATCAGTTCTTTACTATCGTTGGGTATTCCTAGGTATGTGAATTATTTCTACCAACCTACACAGAAAAAGACTATATACTTCAGTTCAAATGAATTTCCTTACTCTTAGGGCAATCAGCACTTATGCCTAATATAAATGAGTGAAGTAATTTACTCCCCAATCAATCACTTTCTTACGTCTgcttttctcattctgtttttcattggGTTTTTAGAGAAATAATGTGTTCTTAGATATTCACAAGCAATAGAATGCCAGCTGATACCACCATTCATATAAAGATCCTCCAGTAATAAGGAAGggaaattttaaagattatacaCAACTGTCAAATTAGTAATGAGACAAACTTCAAAGAAAGGAATGGCAATCTGTACCACAGccatcttgaaattttaaaaagcttgccTTTCTGTTGAGCATAATTCATAAGGAGATTCATTAAAAGGCATCTGAGCTGCTAGACAGCCATCTTTACAAAGCATAACCCAATGCTATAATCTTCTAATTTTATATCCAGACACAGACTGCTGCatctgcatttgaaaaaaattatgttatttcagGAGCAAGGAGTAAGAGTAatggaaaaactttaaaagtaacCAGAGTCTTGAGTTGGTATATAAAGTCAGACTAAAATCTGGCCTTGCAAGTGGACACCCCATTAATACTGAGATATATTCAGTTTTAAGACTAGACTTTACAAGATCATTTATAAGGTAAGTTACCTATTTTAGGGTACTCACATGATAAGTATAGAATATTAATAGGCCAGGCCCAGTTAGATACCTCTGAAAACATGCACTCTGAAGTCTAGTCTAAAACAACACCATTAGGGGCCTATGCTTTAAATCATATCTCAAAGATGATAATTAATAATGAATAGCCTCCTGTATATAAGGATCTTTTGCTAAATTTCAAACAGCAAGTTAAGGTGAACTGCACAGCTGAAGTACTTTACCCTTTAATGGGACAAGAAACTGCACCAGAAGTCAACTTCACATTTGAAggagaaactggaaagaatccaGATGAAGAAGACAACACATTTTATCAAAGACTCAAGTCGATGAAGGAACCACTAGAAGCACAAAATATTCCaggtatatacataaatatggcATGAaaatcatttgtttgtttcaactTCAAAATCAATCTCAATTATCTATGCTTAAAATTGTTAGTTGCTAAGTATGTTAGAAACATGCAGGCTTTTGCAAAAATACTCATCTCCAATCTAATCCAACaaaaaagaggcctcagaaatttCATAGATCCATAgcttaattaaattattttctgcacACATTTGAAGGAAACTAAGACATGATTTagaatttacattttgttttaaaaggttaATACTACATATATAATTATCATATAAATGTTTCTCCTACCAGACAATTTTGGAAATGTATCTCCAGAAATGACGCTCCTTCTACATTTAGCCTGGGTTGCCTGTGGTTATATAATATGGCAAAATTCTACCGAAGACACATggtataaaatggtaaaaattcaAACTGTCAAGCAAGTGGTAAGTAGTTTCTATAAAATACACTATTAATGGGGTTAATATTTATCGAAAGTATTGTAATTCATAATTCGATAAACAGTATCCCTATAgtcattttgtatttaatagcAAACCTGGGATTTCAAAGGGGAGGTCAGTTACAATCAAGATTAGAGAAGGTGAAGAATTGTAGGAAGAGTCCAAAGCAACAGTAACTGGTCTAAAAAGTTGTTTGATTTGGCTGAGAGATGCAAACCACAGGCCTCCTGTGCCTCAAACTTGCCTAATAACTGTGCTTGGTTAGTTGCATTCTCTGGGAACATACTGACTAGGAAGCATAACAATAGCAAGGCAAAGCCAAGGATTTCAA contains the following coding sequences:
- the LXN gene encoding latexin encodes the protein MEIPPTNYPASRAALVAQNYINYQQGTPHRVFEVQKVKQASMEDIPGRGHKYRLKFAVEEIIQKQVKVNCTAEVLYPLMGQETAPEVNFTFEGETGKNPDEEDNTFYQRLKSMKEPLEAQNIPDNFGNVSPEMTLLLHLAWVACGYIIWQNSTEDTWYKMVKIQTVKQVQRNDDFIELDYTILLHDIGSQEIIPWQMQVLWHPQYGTKVKHNSRLPKEVQLE